Proteins from one Alysiella filiformis genomic window:
- a CDS encoding phosphatase PAP2/dual specificity phosphatase family protein has protein sequence MRSNSSPTFVHSAKLCAFVVVFFYATYGLANWLSAWRVPLTEITFAWEAYIPFIEISIVPYWSLNVLYVLAIFLCRNHDEQRHLVRQLLATQCVAILCFVLFPLQMSWQKPPTSGISGSLFATVALFDAPYNQAPSLHIMLAMVVGAFYWRRFQAAWARKLTVIWFSLIGISVLTTWQHHFIDVPTGIFVASWIMWWLPENAQAPQWHRPNPFSHTRYAALYLFGAMILLILANLLSWWLLWGVVSCLIMALIYGVFGANAFQKQANGKHTLAMRILLLPYHIIGSEIAKWWTRQHPRHFITPKIELGSLFAAPPCPAVLDLSAEYPYPHTVAHYVNIPWLDLVAPSVADLRQAAQTLNSLHNQYRSVYVCCALGYERSTAVVVLWLAKYGGMESVAAAYQHVVRQRPQARLSAETLRHLEWAYAE, from the coding sequence ATGCGCTCCAATTCTTCCCCAACATTTGTTCATTCTGCCAAATTGTGTGCTTTTGTGGTGGTGTTTTTTTACGCCACTTATGGGCTGGCAAATTGGCTTTCCGCGTGGCGTGTGCCGCTTACCGAAATCACCTTTGCGTGGGAAGCCTACATACCTTTTATTGAAATCAGCATTGTGCCGTATTGGTCGCTGAATGTGCTGTATGTTTTGGCGATTTTCCTGTGCCGCAACCACGATGAACAACGCCATTTGGTACGCCAACTTTTGGCGACACAATGTGTGGCGATTTTGTGTTTTGTGCTGTTTCCCCTACAAATGTCGTGGCAGAAACCGCCCACTTCGGGCATTTCAGGCAGCCTGTTTGCCACCGTTGCGCTGTTTGACGCGCCATACAATCAAGCCCCATCGTTGCACATCATGTTGGCGATGGTGGTGGGGGCATTTTATTGGCGGCGTTTTCAGGCAGCGTGGGCGCGAAAATTGACCGTCATTTGGTTCAGCCTAATCGGCATATCGGTGCTGACCACTTGGCAACACCACTTTATTGACGTGCCAACAGGCATTTTTGTTGCCAGTTGGATAATGTGGTGGCTGCCTGAAAACGCCCAAGCCCCCCAATGGCATCGTCCCAACCCATTCAGCCACACACGCTATGCCGCCCTGTATTTATTTGGCGCGATGATTTTGCTGATTTTGGCAAATTTACTGTCGTGGTGGCTGCTGTGGGGCGTGGTATCGTGCTTGATAATGGCATTGATTTACGGCGTGTTTGGCGCAAACGCCTTTCAAAAACAAGCCAATGGCAAACACACCTTGGCAATGCGGATTTTGCTGTTGCCCTACCACATCATCGGCAGCGAAATCGCCAAATGGTGGACACGCCAACACCCACGCCATTTCATCACCCCAAAAATTGAATTGGGCAGCCTGTTTGCCGCGCCACCGTGTCCAGCCGTATTGGATTTGAGTGCCGAATACCCCTATCCACACACCGTGGCACATTATGTGAATATCCCATGGTTGGATTTGGTTGCGCCCAGCGTTGCCGATTTGCGCCAAGCCGCCCAAACGCTCAACAGCCTGCACAATCAATACCGCAGCGTGTATGTGTGTTGCGCTTTGGGATACGAACGCAGCACCGCCGTGGTGGTGCTTTGGTTGGCAAAATACGGCGGCATGGAAAGCGTGGCAGCCGCCTATCAACACGTTGTGCGCCAGCGACCACAAGCACGCCTATCAGCCGAAACCCTGCGCCACCTAGAATGGGCTTACGCAGAGTAG
- a CDS encoding PIN domain-containing protein — protein sequence MKHLMIDYENIHRANVNNIPADTHIWLFIGANQIAPSIEQFDFLFQHFGAERVNIIKVYWAAPNALDFCLSYHLGKIIQSDKEAQVWILSRDQGFNVLVKQVCMEEKNNKVATAINLADAIEKINAFHQPQNAPTDTPPVAETPIQAAESTENPTEEQNNKVVVHLSSEQLNRQYMARTFGLLREAAKSNLLTFKRREILETNLARHFKQKIWQNAPEIVCEDADLQQYIHQAINRSIERGFIVENENGTLTYLFGDDDFVAHAQRHYFANPDVLPKKTHAALSQLKTIANMWNCVPLEETAQNWLQKFQEKQLLWVCGQSVSYVSENEARDMELKARFLSRLNSEMGVKFSPNTQSALKKGIREKAAEALVSLSEQEIYKIVANLINSKRVFVNGDDLMWASRPAPSNHYNNGNAPKKNFYNKKNQDPTRESWERVLHMMKSPNRPSSLIALRAHLINSLSSLNQTESDIDRWVRKLVDEGYVFIEAESGRVIYR from the coding sequence ATGAAACATTTGATGATTGATTACGAAAACATTCATCGCGCCAATGTGAACAACATTCCTGCCGATACCCACATTTGGCTGTTTATTGGTGCAAACCAAATTGCCCCATCAATAGAACAATTTGATTTTCTGTTTCAACATTTTGGCGCAGAACGGGTCAATATCATCAAAGTGTATTGGGCAGCCCCCAATGCCTTGGATTTTTGTTTGAGCTACCATTTGGGCAAAATCATACAAAGCGACAAAGAAGCACAAGTGTGGATTTTATCGCGCGACCAAGGCTTTAACGTTTTGGTTAAACAAGTTTGCATGGAAGAAAAAAACAACAAAGTTGCCACCGCCATCAATTTGGCAGATGCGATTGAAAAAATCAACGCCTTCCACCAACCCCAAAACGCCCCCACCGACACGCCCCCTGTTGCCGAAACCCCCATTCAGGCAGCCGAATCTACCGAAAACCCAACAGAAGAACAAAACAATAAAGTGGTGGTGCATTTGAGCAGCGAACAGTTGAATCGCCAATATATGGCGCGTACCTTTGGGCTGTTGCGCGAAGCCGCCAAAAGCAATTTGCTGACTTTCAAACGCCGCGAGATTTTGGAAACCAATTTGGCGCGTCATTTCAAACAAAAAATTTGGCAAAATGCCCCCGAAATTGTGTGCGAAGACGCTGATTTGCAACAATATATTCATCAAGCCATCAACCGCAGCATTGAGCGCGGCTTTATTGTGGAAAACGAAAATGGCACTTTAACGTATTTGTTTGGCGATGATGATTTTGTGGCACACGCCCAACGCCATTATTTTGCCAATCCCGATGTTTTGCCGAAAAAAACTCATGCGGCTTTATCACAGTTGAAAACCATTGCGAATATGTGGAATTGCGTTCCTTTGGAAGAAACGGCACAAAATTGGTTACAAAAATTCCAAGAAAAACAATTACTTTGGGTGTGTGGTCAAAGCGTGAGCTATGTCAGCGAAAATGAAGCGCGTGATATGGAATTGAAAGCCCGCTTTTTGAGCCGTTTAAACAGCGAAATGGGTGTGAAATTTTCGCCCAACACGCAATCGGCTTTGAAAAAAGGCATACGCGAAAAAGCCGCCGAAGCTTTGGTAAGCCTGTCTGAACAGGAAATTTACAAAATCGTTGCCAATTTAATCAACAGCAAGCGCGTGTTTGTGAATGGCGATGATTTGATGTGGGCAAGCCGCCCCGCACCCTCCAACCATTACAACAATGGCAATGCCCCCAAAAAAAATTTTTACAACAAAAAAAACCAAGACCCCACCCGTGAATCGTGGGAACGGGTGTTGCACATGATGAAATCGCCCAATCGCCCCAGTTCGCTGATTGCTTTGCGGGCGCATTTAATCAACAGTTTGAGCAGCCTGAATCAAACCGAAAGCGACATTGACCGTTGGGTACGCAAATTGGTGGACGAAGGCTATGTGTTCATTGAAGCCGAATCGGGACGTGTGATTTATCGCTAA
- a CDS encoding mechanosensitive ion channel family protein: MQDIYPISEKLGETLSNLFAREEFAATLLGRSFNQTIGWVELAVVAALSIVAWLAANFINKNKLNQIQYAWLKHLLTRAMLPFMLLLFGSAGLVAWWASVGADAVWLRLLVFAANWMLAIRLILGGLHLLLPEKWRSRRWESLLSLILWVFFLLWVSGIDDLIIGALRGIELSIGKSKLNMWTLLTGLLWVSLMMVAMMSLARWLSGKLMNTERLDMNLRIVLSKIMQAGLMVLSILIALPLVGIDLTILSVFGGALGVGLGFGLQKIASNYVSGFIILADRSIRLGDRLTVNGFTGYVTEITARFVVLRSASGPEALIPNETFVTSTVINESYTGKALYQSLDVQVAYHTDLTKALRILQEAAAEQERVAAEPKALLTNFGENGIDLRVGFWVKDPENGFAGLNSAILLTIWQRFNEENIDFPFPQREIRILPDEQNPSDLALLKAQIHAKHSQNLGKEFDDDEEN; this comes from the coding sequence ATGCAAGACATTTATCCCATCAGCGAAAAACTGGGCGAAACATTAAGCAATTTGTTTGCGCGAGAAGAATTTGCCGCCACATTATTGGGACGCAGTTTCAATCAAACAATCGGTTGGGTGGAATTGGCGGTGGTGGCGGCTTTGAGCATTGTGGCATGGCTGGCAGCCAATTTCATCAACAAAAACAAACTGAATCAAATCCAATATGCGTGGCTGAAACATTTGCTGACGCGAGCGATGTTGCCATTTATGTTGTTGCTGTTTGGCTCGGCAGGTTTGGTGGCGTGGTGGGCGAGCGTGGGGGCGGATGCGGTGTGGTTGCGTTTGCTGGTGTTTGCCGCCAACTGGATGTTGGCAATCCGCCTGATTTTGGGTGGATTGCATTTGCTGCTGCCTGAAAAATGGCGCAGTCGCCGTTGGGAATCGTTGTTGTCATTGATTTTGTGGGTGTTTTTTCTGTTGTGGGTGTCGGGTATTGACGATTTAATCATTGGGGCTTTACGCGGCATTGAATTGAGCATAGGCAAAAGCAAACTCAATATGTGGACTTTGCTCACGGGTTTATTGTGGGTCAGCCTGATGATGGTGGCGATGATGTCGCTGGCGCGTTGGTTGAGCGGCAAACTGATGAACACCGAACGCTTGGACATGAATTTGCGAATTGTGTTATCCAAAATCATGCAGGCAGGTTTGATGGTGTTGTCCATTTTGATTGCGCTGCCTTTGGTGGGCATTGATTTGACGATTTTGTCGGTGTTTGGTGGTGCTTTGGGTGTGGGTTTGGGCTTTGGTTTGCAAAAAATTGCCAGCAATTACGTTTCGGGATTCATCATTTTGGCAGACCGCTCCATTCGCTTGGGCGACCGCTTGACGGTAAACGGTTTTACAGGCTACGTTACTGAAATCACTGCGCGTTTTGTGGTGTTACGCAGCGCGTCAGGCCCCGAAGCCCTGATTCCCAATGAAACTTTTGTAACCAGCACCGTGATTAACGAATCGTACACGGGCAAGGCGTTGTATCAAAGTTTGGACGTGCAGGTGGCATACCACACCGATTTGACCAAAGCCCTTCGCATTTTGCAAGAAGCCGCCGCCGAACAAGAACGGGTTGCTGCCGAACCCAAAGCCCTTTTGACCAATTTTGGCGAAAATGGCATTGATTTGCGCGTGGGATTTTGGGTTAAAGACCCTGAAAATGGCTTTGCTGGCTTAAATTCTGCCATTTTATTGACCATTTGGCAGCGATTTAATGAGGAAAACATTGACTTTCCCTTTCCGCAACGTGAAATTCGCATTTTGCCTGATGAGCAAAATCCCAGCGATTTGGCGTTGCTCAAAGCGCAAATTCACGCCAAGCACAGCCAAAATTTGGGCAAAGAATTTGATGATGATGAAGAAAATTAA
- the nudB gene encoding dihydroneopterin triphosphate diphosphatase — protein sequence MLPEQKSPKQPISVLVVLHDADHNILLLERADRANFWQSVTGSLEQGETPFQAALREVAEETGFVLQNHQLHDCETQVVYEIYPHWRHRYAAGVTHNTEHWFRAQIATGSVPKLTEHTAWQWLPRVQAAELVFSPSNRDAILALP from the coding sequence ATGTTGCCTGAACAAAAATCCCCCAAACAACCGATTTCTGTGTTGGTGGTGTTGCACGATGCCGACCACAATATCCTGCTGCTGGAACGCGCCGACCGTGCCAATTTTTGGCAATCGGTAACGGGCAGCTTGGAGCAGGGCGAAACGCCTTTTCAGGCAGCCTTGCGCGAGGTGGCAGAGGAAACGGGCTTTGTGTTGCAAAATCATCAATTACACGATTGTGAAACGCAAGTGGTGTACGAAATTTATCCGCATTGGCGACACCGCTATGCAGCAGGCGTTACCCACAACACCGAGCATTGGTTTCGCGCCCAAATCGCCACAGGCAGCGTGCCGAAATTGACTGAACACACGGCATGGCAATGGTTGCCGCGCGTTCAGGCAGCCGAGTTGGTGTTTTCGCCGTCTAATCGGGACGCGATTTTGGCTTTGCCTTGA
- a CDS encoding carboxymuconolactone decarboxylase family protein translates to MFQNWTEHTAHVKQSFAKLGKAHPKMLQAYGSLEQAAAAEALDEKTRELIAIAVAITTRCESCISVHAEKAIKAGATESEIAGALATAISLNAGAAYTYALRALEAVETQK, encoded by the coding sequence ATGTTTCAAAATTGGACTGAACACACCGCCCACGTTAAACAATCTTTTGCGAAATTGGGCAAAGCGCACCCCAAAATGTTGCAAGCCTACGGCTCTTTGGAGCAAGCTGCTGCTGCCGAAGCCTTGGACGAAAAAACCCGCGAATTGATTGCCATTGCCGTGGCAATCACCACCCGTTGCGAAAGCTGCATCAGCGTTCACGCTGAAAAAGCCATTAAAGCAGGCGCAACCGAAAGCGAAATCGCAGGCGCATTGGCAACCGCCATTTCTTTGAACGCAGGCGCGGCTTACACCTACGCCTTACGCGCTTTGGAAGCGGTAGAAACACAAAAATAA
- a CDS encoding polyamine ABC transporter substrate-binding protein: protein MNKKTLLVSALAAAFLAACGGGSKSTNNAESAVSGSSASAASAPSPAASKDLNIYVWSDYVDPTTVADFAKQNNINVKEAYYDSNEVLEAKVLTGNSGYDLVAPSLSNVGRQIKAGAYQKIDKSQIPNYNNIDPELLKLMSQVDEGNQYTVPYFWGINTLAINTEAVKKALGSDTLPENQWDLVFKPEIAEKLKSCGISFFDSPTEQVPLVLKYIGKNPNSEDPADIQAAFDTLKTLHPYVKRYSSSSYIDNLAKGEFCVSIGYGGDLNIAKRRAKEAGGNINIDVLTPNTGVGIWIDSFMIPKDAKNVANAHKYINHTLDPKVAAKNGDFVTYAPASKDARGLMQKEFADNQSIFPSEQVRANSFVVLPKSADTVKLQTKLWQNMKAGK from the coding sequence ATGAATAAAAAAACACTGTTGGTTTCTGCGCTGGCTGCTGCGTTTTTGGCAGCCTGTGGCGGAGGTTCGAAATCCACCAACAACGCTGAGAGTGCAGTATCAGGCAGCAGCGCATCTGCTGCCTCCGCCCCCAGCCCAGCCGCTTCCAAAGATTTGAACATTTATGTTTGGTCAGATTATGTGGACCCCACCACAGTGGCTGATTTTGCCAAACAAAACAACATCAACGTCAAAGAAGCCTATTATGACAGCAATGAAGTGTTGGAAGCCAAAGTCTTAACAGGCAATTCGGGCTACGATTTGGTTGCGCCATCGTTGTCCAATGTGGGTCGCCAAATCAAGGCAGGCGCGTATCAAAAAATTGATAAAAGCCAAATCCCCAATTACAACAACATTGACCCCGAATTGCTCAAATTGATGAGCCAAGTGGACGAAGGCAATCAATATACCGTACCCTATTTTTGGGGCATAAACACCTTGGCAATCAACACCGAAGCGGTCAAAAAAGCCTTGGGCAGCGACACATTGCCTGAAAATCAATGGGATTTGGTGTTCAAGCCTGAAATTGCCGAAAAATTGAAATCGTGCGGCATCAGCTTTTTTGACAGCCCCACCGAGCAAGTGCCTTTGGTGTTGAAATACATCGGCAAAAATCCCAATAGCGAAGACCCAGCCGACATTCAGGCAGCCTTTGATACACTCAAAACCTTGCACCCTTATGTGAAACGTTACAGCTCATCAAGCTACATTGACAATCTGGCAAAAGGCGAATTTTGCGTGTCCATTGGCTACGGTGGCGATTTGAACATTGCCAAACGCCGCGCCAAAGAAGCTGGCGGCAACATCAATATTGACGTTTTAACCCCCAACACAGGCGTGGGCATTTGGATTGATTCGTTCATGATTCCCAAAGACGCGAAAAACGTTGCCAATGCCCACAAATACATCAACCACACACTTGACCCCAAAGTGGCTGCCAAAAATGGCGATTTTGTAACCTACGCGCCAGCCAGCAAAGACGCGCGTGGCTTAATGCAAAAAGAATTTGCCGATAATCAGTCCATTTTCCCAAGCGAACAAGTGCGCGCCAACAGTTTTGTGGTGTTGCCCAAATCGGCTGATACCGTGAAATTGCAAACCAAATTGTGGCAAAACATGAAAGCAGGTAAATAA
- the gyrA gene encoding DNA gyrase subunit A, whose amino-acid sequence MSEIHDHQFAKETIAVSLEDEMKKSYLDYAMSVIVGRALPDVRDGLKPVHRRALYAMHELKNNWNSAYKKSARVVGDVIGKYHPHGDSAVYQTIVRMAQPFSMRYTLVDGQGNFGSVDGDAAAAMRYTEIRMAKIAHEMLADIEEDTVDFGDNYDGSEREPLVLPTRFPALLVNGSEGIAVGMATSIPPHNLRDTLSGCLKLLRDPETDINELIDLIKAPDFPTGGTIFGLNGVRAGYHTGRGRVVIRAKTHLEIIGKNGEREAIIVDEIPYQVNKSKLVEKIGELVREKQIEGIAELRDESDKDGTRIVIELKRNENAEVVLNQLFKLTQLQDTFSMNMVALVDGQPRVLNLKQILSEFLRHRREVVTRRTLFRLKKARAEGHIAEGKAVALSNIDEMIVLIKQSADADAARVALLSRAWQSGLVSEMLNRSDLDLSMARPEWLPEKCGLQSDGYWLSEEQARAILRMSLRNLTGLDQDEIVKEYKDLMAIIVDLLDILAKPERVRQIIDDELTAMQTQFGDERMSEINVFGGGDIADEDLIPPREMVVTLTHGGYIKTQPTSDYQAQKRGGRGKQAAATKDEDFIETLFVANTHDYLMCFTNLGKCHWIKVYRLPEGGRNSRGRPINNVIQLDENEKVSAILPVRDFPEDEYVFFATALGMVKKVQLSAFKNVSKIGIKAIALKEGDSLIGAVKTSGSDDIMLFSNLGKAIRFNEYYAGNAGDDDEDVSGSLNDEISENEDENSGELNLQTNKGVRPSGRGSGGMRGMKLPENGKIVSLLVAELGSDLQVLTATQNGYGKRTPIDDYSRKGKGGQGIIAIDTGERNGELVAATLVSPNDDLMLITSGGVLIRTKVAQIRETGRAAQGVRLINLDEGTTLVSLERIAEQENDGSENEENQSDEVN is encoded by the coding sequence ATGAGTGAAATCCACGACCACCAATTTGCCAAAGAAACCATCGCCGTCAGCCTAGAAGACGAAATGAAAAAGTCCTATTTGGACTACGCCATGAGCGTGATTGTGGGACGTGCCTTGCCCGATGTGCGCGATGGACTCAAACCCGTACACCGCCGCGCCCTGTATGCCATGCACGAACTCAAAAACAACTGGAACAGCGCATACAAAAAATCCGCGCGTGTGGTGGGCGATGTCATCGGTAAATACCACCCACATGGCGACAGCGCGGTGTACCAAACCATCGTTCGCATGGCGCAACCCTTTTCCATGCGCTACACGCTGGTGGACGGTCAAGGCAACTTCGGCTCGGTAGATGGCGATGCCGCCGCCGCCATGCGTTACACCGAAATCCGCATGGCAAAAATCGCCCACGAAATGCTTGCCGATATTGAAGAAGACACCGTGGATTTTGGCGACAACTATGACGGCAGCGAACGTGAACCCCTTGTTTTACCAACACGTTTTCCCGCATTATTGGTGAATGGTTCAGAAGGCATTGCCGTGGGCATGGCAACCAGCATTCCGCCCCACAATTTGCGCGACACACTTTCAGGCTGCCTGAAACTGTTGCGCGACCCCGAAACCGACATTAACGAATTGATTGATTTGATTAAAGCACCCGATTTTCCCACAGGCGGCACGATTTTTGGGCTAAATGGCGTACGCGCAGGCTACCACACAGGGCGCGGTCGCGTGGTGATTCGCGCCAAAACCCATTTAGAAATAATCGGTAAGAATGGCGAACGCGAAGCCATCATCGTGGACGAAATCCCCTACCAAGTCAATAAATCCAAACTCGTTGAAAAAATTGGCGAATTGGTGCGCGAAAAACAAATTGAAGGCATTGCTGAATTGCGCGATGAATCCGACAAAGACGGCACACGCATCGTCATTGAACTCAAACGCAACGAAAACGCAGAAGTGGTTTTAAATCAACTGTTTAAACTCACACAACTGCAAGACACATTCAGCATGAACATGGTGGCTTTGGTAGATGGTCAGCCCAGAGTGTTGAATTTAAAACAGATTTTGAGCGAATTTTTGCGCCATCGCCGCGAAGTGGTAACGCGCAGAACCTTGTTTCGCCTGAAAAAAGCGCGCGCGGAAGGACACATCGCGGAAGGCAAAGCGGTTGCCCTGTCCAATATTGACGAAATGATTGTTTTGATTAAACAATCTGCCGATGCGGACGCGGCAAGGGTCGCCTTGTTGAGCCGTGCTTGGCAATCGGGTTTGGTCAGCGAAATGTTGAATCGCAGCGATTTGGATTTGAGCATGGCGCGACCCGAATGGCTGCCTGAAAAATGCGGTTTGCAATCAGATGGTTATTGGTTAAGCGAAGAGCAAGCCCGTGCCATTTTGCGCATGAGTTTGCGGAATTTGACGGGTCTTGACCAAGATGAAATCGTTAAAGAATACAAAGATTTAATGGCGATTATTGTGGATTTGCTGGATATTTTAGCCAAGCCCGAGCGCGTGCGCCAAATCATTGACGATGAACTCACCGCCATGCAAACCCAGTTTGGCGATGAAAGAATGAGTGAAATCAATGTGTTTGGTGGTGGCGACATTGCCGATGAAGACCTGATTCCGCCACGCGAAATGGTGGTTACGCTCACGCATGGCGGCTACATCAAAACCCAGCCGACCAGCGATTATCAGGCGCAAAAACGCGGTGGGCGCGGCAAACAGGCGGCTGCCACCAAAGACGAAGATTTCATTGAAACTTTATTCGTGGCAAACACGCACGATTATTTGATGTGTTTCACGAATTTGGGTAAATGCCATTGGATTAAGGTGTACCGCTTGCCCGAAGGCGGCAGAAATTCGCGCGGTCGTCCGATTAACAATGTGATTCAACTTGATGAAAATGAAAAGGTTTCTGCCATTTTGCCTGTGCGCGATTTCCCAGAAGATGAATATGTGTTCTTTGCGACTGCTTTGGGCATGGTGAAAAAAGTTCAGCTTTCGGCATTCAAAAACGTCAGCAAAATCGGCATTAAAGCCATTGCTTTAAAAGAAGGCGACAGCTTAATTGGCGCAGTGAAAACAAGCGGTTCGGACGACATCATGTTGTTCTCCAATTTGGGCAAGGCGATTCGTTTCAATGAATATTACGCAGGCAATGCTGGCGATGACGATGAAGACGTTTCAGGCAGCCTGAATGATGAAATCTCTGAAAATGAAGACGAGAATTCAGGCGAATTGAATCTGCAAACCAATAAAGGCGTACGCCCAAGCGGACGCGGTTCGGGCGGTATGCGCGGCATGAAATTGCCTGAAAACGGCAAAATTGTCAGCTTGTTGGTGGCGGAATTGGGCAGCGATTTGCAAGTTTTGACCGCCACGCAAAACGGCTACGGCAAACGCACGCCCATTGACGATTATTCGCGCAAAGGCAAGGGCGGTCAGGGCATCATTGCGATTGACACGGGCGAGCGCAATGGCGAATTGGTGGCAGCCACGCTGGTTTCGCCCAATGATGATTTGATGTTGATTACATCGGGCGGCGTGTTGATTCGCACGAAAGTGGCGCAAATTCGTGAAACAGGGCGTGCGGCACAGGGCGTGCGTTTAATCAATTTGGACGAAGGCACGACTTTGGTGAGCTTGGAGCGGATTGCGGAGCAGGAAAACGATGGCTCGGAAAATGAAGAAAATCAAAGTGATGAAGTAAACTAA